In Planctomycetota bacterium, a single window of DNA contains:
- a CDS encoding amidohydrolase produces the protein MSTTTAPDPSPLIDADLPRLRELRRDLHQHPELSMHERRTSEVVQRELRACGIEIKAGLGGGTGVLGYLPPTRGDGATTIALRADMDALPIEERTGKPYASRTPGVMHACGHDGHTTILLGVAKVLSRLPVRERGVTFVFQPAEEDGGGAEKMCREGVLAGAAGGGLGTPVTRMYGLHAWPTVQVGKAATRVGPLMASTDDFVVTVKGRQCHGAYPHFGADPIVAAAHIITALQTVASRNVAPIDSTVVTVGQINAGTANNIIPETCTLVGTVRALRADTRRLAKERFFAIVEGAARALGCEARIEWNEGYPVTENEPDATERFFTIARDVLGGDRVEKVEHATMGGEDFAYYGKHVPACFFFLGLRPSNATTYPTLHQADFDFNDDALPIGIELMCNLALRG, from the coding sequence ATGTCCACGACGACCGCCCCGGACCCGTCCCCGCTCATCGACGCCGACCTCCCGCGCCTGCGCGAACTGCGCCGCGATCTGCACCAGCACCCCGAGCTCTCGATGCACGAGCGCCGCACCAGCGAGGTCGTGCAGCGCGAGCTCCGCGCCTGCGGCATCGAGATCAAAGCCGGGCTGGGTGGCGGCACGGGCGTGCTGGGATACCTGCCCCCCACGCGTGGCGACGGCGCGACGACCATCGCGCTCCGCGCCGACATGGACGCGCTGCCCATCGAGGAGCGCACGGGCAAGCCCTACGCCAGCCGCACGCCGGGCGTCATGCACGCCTGCGGGCACGACGGGCACACCACGATCCTGCTGGGCGTCGCGAAGGTGCTCTCGCGCCTGCCCGTGCGCGAGCGGGGCGTGACGTTCGTCTTCCAGCCCGCCGAAGAAGACGGCGGCGGGGCCGAGAAGATGTGCCGCGAGGGCGTCCTCGCCGGCGCCGCCGGGGGCGGGCTGGGCACGCCCGTCACGCGGATGTACGGCCTGCACGCCTGGCCCACCGTCCAGGTCGGCAAGGCCGCCACCCGCGTCGGCCCGCTCATGGCCTCCACCGACGACTTCGTCGTCACCGTCAAGGGCCGCCAGTGCCACGGCGCATACCCGCACTTCGGCGCCGACCCGATCGTCGCCGCGGCCCACATCATCACGGCGTTGCAGACCGTCGCGTCGCGCAACGTCGCGCCCATCGACAGCACCGTCGTCACCGTCGGGCAGATTAACGCCGGCACCGCGAACAACATCATCCCCGAGACCTGCACCCTCGTCGGCACCGTCCGCGCCCTCCGCGCCGACACCCGACGCCTCGCGAAGGAGCGCTTCTTCGCCATCGTCGAGGGCGCGGCCCGGGCGCTGGGCTGCGAGGCCCGCATCGAGTGGAACGAGGGCTACCCCGTCACCGAGAACGAGCCCGACGCCACCGAACGCTTCTTCACCATCGCGCGCGACGTGCTCGGGGGCGACCGCGTCGAGAAGGTCGAGCACGCCACCATGGGGGGCGAGGACTTCGCGTACTACGGCAAGCACGTCCCCGCGTGCTTCTTCTTCCTGGGCCTGCGCCCCAGCAACGCCACGACCTACCCCACGCTCCACCAGGCCGACTTCGACTTCAACGACGACGCCCTGCCCATCGGCATCGAACTCATGTGCAACCTCGCGCTGCGGGGCTAG
- a CDS encoding DNA topoisomerase — protein MGKKPVRKSRPKRAAKPAGDAAPAIDAGEDGSASEGGAAAGRPAAGGARGRGGRARRQATTAYRPGAAKDRHLVIVESPSKAKTINKYLGRDYLVLASVGHVRDLPSRNPKGVKAPVPGVDLEHDFRPHYEVSEGKERVIADLKRAAKETLSSGRDVWFATDLDREGEAIAWHLAQELGIASSDAKRVVFAAITKAEIERAFSRPHPIDEDRVNAQQARRILDRIVGYQVSPLLWKKVARGLSAGRVQSVAVRLVVEREREIRVFVPDEIWGIEGVFTPDLAAAPGLREAWRAFASERDAKGAEPTQKARAAWMGEHASFRAELIEVAGEKFDCSIRADDLLGPATDLTPEGIRTRHERAAAAFNTAEAHDVTPRVAEAARLAGLTDITRRVREDASGRGPARYRREVVGVVDAKATYRVTSIETRRTTSRPPAPFITSTLQQAASSRLGFGAQRTMRTAQQLYEGVDVPGEGPVGLITYMRTDSTHISAEAIESVRGYISRQFGGRYLPETPNFYKSSNKGAQEAHEAIRPTSLDLSPSRVRGALTPDQLRLYTLVWERFVASQMTSAQWDATSVLIVGGVDPARPCTFRAGGRALVFDGYYRVAGVPQSADEQTMPALREGAALSPVALEPEQRFSAPPARYSEASLVKTLEAEGIGRPSTYASIIQTIQDRKYVEKESGRFFASDLGEVVTDKLIEAIPSIMDVGYTREMEKDLDLVEDEHLDWIQMLHRFYAPFQDQLRDAEKTLVHAKAETVPAPDEYKCPQCGSGLVYRFGKNGRFLSCSTYPACNYASPVDRDGKPRPAAETVDVACPICGSAMTKRVGRFGAFLGCSRYADKANPCDGILNLDKKGRVVAKSPPAYQTDLACPTCKAPLSLRGGVRGPWLGCSRFPKCRGRGKWAELPEATRAGLEKALAAHERSHPVPIIRTMSGAALTDASGKALATARPVGQQDDGPETLESVADELGV, from the coding sequence ATGGGGAAGAAACCGGTTCGAAAGTCCCGACCGAAGCGTGCCGCGAAGCCGGCGGGCGACGCTGCGCCCGCGATTGACGCGGGCGAAGACGGCAGTGCGTCCGAGGGGGGAGCCGCGGCCGGGCGTCCGGCGGCGGGGGGCGCACGGGGGCGGGGCGGGCGGGCGCGGCGGCAGGCGACGACGGCGTATCGCCCCGGGGCGGCCAAGGACCGGCACCTGGTGATCGTGGAATCGCCGTCGAAGGCGAAGACGATCAATAAGTACCTGGGACGCGACTACCTGGTGCTGGCGTCGGTGGGTCATGTGCGCGACCTGCCAAGCCGCAACCCGAAAGGGGTGAAGGCGCCGGTGCCCGGGGTAGATCTGGAGCACGACTTTCGCCCGCACTACGAGGTGTCGGAGGGGAAGGAGCGGGTGATCGCGGACCTGAAGCGGGCGGCGAAGGAAACGCTGTCGTCGGGGCGGGACGTGTGGTTCGCGACGGACTTGGACCGCGAGGGCGAGGCGATCGCGTGGCACCTGGCGCAGGAGCTGGGGATCGCGTCGTCGGACGCGAAGCGGGTGGTGTTCGCGGCGATCACGAAGGCGGAGATCGAGCGGGCGTTCTCGAGGCCGCACCCGATCGACGAGGACCGGGTGAACGCGCAGCAGGCGCGTCGGATTTTGGACCGGATCGTGGGGTACCAGGTGTCGCCGCTGCTGTGGAAGAAGGTGGCGCGGGGGCTGTCGGCGGGGCGGGTGCAGTCGGTGGCGGTGCGGCTGGTGGTGGAGCGCGAGCGCGAGATCCGGGTGTTCGTGCCCGACGAGATCTGGGGCATCGAGGGCGTGTTCACGCCGGACCTGGCGGCGGCGCCGGGGCTGCGCGAGGCGTGGCGGGCGTTCGCGTCGGAGCGCGACGCCAAGGGGGCCGAGCCGACGCAGAAGGCGCGGGCGGCGTGGATGGGCGAGCACGCGTCGTTCCGCGCGGAGTTGATCGAGGTCGCGGGCGAGAAGTTCGACTGCTCGATCCGGGCCGATGACCTGCTTGGGCCGGCGACGGACCTGACGCCCGAGGGCATCCGGACGCGCCACGAGCGTGCGGCGGCGGCGTTCAACACGGCGGAGGCGCACGACGTCACGCCGCGCGTGGCGGAGGCGGCGCGCCTGGCGGGGCTGACGGACATCACGCGCCGGGTGCGCGAGGACGCGTCGGGGCGCGGGCCGGCTCGGTACCGGCGCGAGGTGGTCGGGGTGGTGGACGCGAAGGCGACGTACCGGGTGACGAGCATCGAGACGCGCCGGACGACGAGCCGCCCGCCCGCGCCGTTCATCACGAGCACGCTGCAGCAGGCGGCGTCGAGCCGCCTGGGCTTTGGGGCGCAGCGGACGATGCGGACGGCGCAGCAGTTGTACGAGGGTGTGGACGTGCCGGGCGAGGGCCCGGTGGGGCTCATCACGTACATGCGAACGGACTCGACGCACATCTCGGCGGAGGCGATCGAGAGCGTGCGGGGGTACATCTCGCGCCAGTTCGGCGGGCGGTACCTGCCCGAGACGCCGAACTTCTACAAGTCGTCGAACAAGGGGGCGCAGGAGGCGCACGAGGCGATCCGCCCGACGTCGCTGGACCTTTCGCCGAGCCGGGTGCGCGGGGCGCTGACGCCCGACCAGTTGCGTCTGTACACGCTGGTGTGGGAGCGGTTCGTGGCGTCGCAGATGACGAGCGCGCAGTGGGACGCGACGAGCGTGCTGATCGTGGGCGGGGTGGATCCGGCCCGGCCCTGCACGTTCCGCGCGGGCGGGCGGGCGCTGGTGTTCGACGGGTACTACCGCGTCGCGGGCGTGCCGCAGTCGGCGGACGAGCAGACGATGCCCGCGCTGCGCGAAGGGGCGGCGTTGTCGCCGGTGGCGCTCGAGCCCGAGCAGCGGTTCAGCGCGCCCCCGGCGCGGTACTCGGAGGCGAGCCTGGTCAAGACGCTGGAGGCCGAGGGGATCGGGCGTCCGTCGACGTACGCGTCGATCATCCAGACCATTCAGGACCGCAAGTACGTGGAGAAGGAGTCGGGGCGGTTCTTCGCGAGCGACCTGGGCGAGGTGGTGACGGACAAGCTGATCGAGGCGATCCCGTCGATCATGGACGTCGGGTACACGCGCGAGATGGAGAAGGACCTGGACCTGGTGGAGGACGAGCACCTGGACTGGATCCAGATGCTGCACCGGTTCTACGCGCCGTTCCAGGACCAGCTCCGCGACGCCGAGAAGACGCTGGTGCACGCGAAGGCCGAGACCGTGCCGGCGCCGGACGAGTACAAGTGCCCGCAGTGCGGGTCGGGGCTGGTGTACCGGTTCGGGAAGAACGGGCGGTTCCTGTCGTGCTCGACGTACCCCGCGTGCAACTACGCGAGCCCGGTGGATCGCGACGGGAAGCCCCGCCCGGCGGCGGAGACGGTGGACGTGGCGTGCCCGATCTGCGGCTCGGCGATGACGAAGCGCGTCGGGCGGTTCGGGGCGTTCCTGGGGTGCTCGCGCTACGCCGACAAAGCGAACCCGTGCGACGGGATCCTGAACCTGGACAAGAAAGGGCGCGTGGTGGCGAAGAGCCCGCCCGCGTACCAGACGGACCTGGCCTGCCCGACGTGCAAGGCGCCGCTGAGCCTGCGGGGCGGGGTGCGCGGGCCCTGGCTCGGGTGCTCGCGGTTCCCCAAGTGCCGCGGACGCGGGAAGTGGGCGGAACTGCCCGAGGCGACGCGCGCGGGGCTGGAGAAGGCGCTGGCGGCCCACGAGCGGTCGCACCCGGTGCCGATCATCCGCACGATGTCGGGGGCGGCGCTGACGGACGCGTCGGGCAAGGCGCTGGCGACGGCGCGGCCTGTGGGGCAGCAGGACGACGGGCCCGAGACGCTCGAGTCGGTCGCGGACGAGCTGGGCGTGTAG
- a CDS encoding GAF domain-containing protein codes for MARRTTPPPAPAQTLKDASVLVVSAKRARREDLARSLGAWAGHVESCDAEHAPQHASRADLVLLDLPGSIDLWLRLEHARPGLAGVIVRESPDAAFLTRALRAGVGDVLDAAAGPDTIAHSLAGAWARVQRSQRGVVRERRRVRRLLALAAHLRGSRRELAQQMSDLCAQMAGSYRDLSDQMRTVSMCSELSAILRQELDVESLLRTTLEYTLRRIGSTNAAIFLPNSLGDYTLGAYVNYDCPKDASESMFADMAEVVAPAFESGEAPVVLRTPAEITGALGRESPCLQDRSMVAIPCRAQGECVGVALFFRDRRTPFADAHVRTLGLIGSLFAEQMARVVRTHNRHLPKSQWDGPGEAGPDDFDLRA; via the coding sequence ATGGCACGACGCACCACCCCACCCCCCGCCCCCGCACAAACGCTCAAGGACGCGAGCGTGCTGGTGGTGTCGGCAAAGCGTGCGCGGCGCGAAGATCTCGCCCGGTCGCTGGGCGCCTGGGCGGGGCACGTCGAATCCTGCGACGCCGAGCACGCCCCCCAGCACGCGTCCCGCGCCGATCTCGTGCTGCTGGACCTCCCCGGATCCATCGACCTCTGGCTGCGGCTCGAGCACGCCCGCCCCGGCCTCGCCGGCGTCATCGTCCGTGAATCGCCCGACGCGGCGTTCCTCACCCGGGCGCTCCGCGCGGGCGTCGGCGACGTCCTCGACGCCGCCGCAGGGCCCGACACCATCGCGCACAGCCTGGCCGGCGCCTGGGCACGCGTCCAGCGCAGCCAGCGGGGCGTGGTGCGCGAGCGCCGACGCGTCCGCCGCCTGCTGGCCCTCGCGGCCCACCTCCGCGGGTCGCGCCGCGAACTCGCCCAGCAGATGAGCGACCTGTGCGCCCAGATGGCCGGCTCGTACCGCGACCTCTCCGATCAGATGCGCACCGTCTCGATGTGCAGCGAACTCTCCGCCATCCTCCGCCAGGAACTCGACGTCGAGAGCCTGCTGCGCACGACCCTGGAATACACCCTGCGCCGCATCGGCTCCACCAACGCCGCCATCTTCCTGCCCAACTCGCTCGGCGACTACACCCTCGGCGCGTACGTGAACTACGACTGCCCGAAGGACGCGTCCGAGTCGATGTTCGCCGACATGGCCGAGGTCGTCGCCCCCGCGTTCGAATCCGGCGAGGCCCCCGTCGTGCTCCGCACCCCCGCCGAGATCACCGGGGCCCTGGGACGCGAGTCCCCCTGCCTGCAGGACCGCTCGATGGTCGCCATCCCCTGCCGCGCACAGGGCGAGTGCGTCGGCGTGGCGCTCTTCTTCCGCGACCGCCGGACGCCCTTCGCCGACGCCCACGTCCGCACGCTCGGGCTCATCGGCTCGCTCTTCGCCGAGCAGATGGCCCGCGTCGTCCGCACGCACAACCGCCACCTGCCCAAGAGCCAGTGGGACGGCCCGGGCGAGGCCGGCCCCGACGACTTCGATCTTCGCGCCTAG
- a CDS encoding HD domain-containing phosphohydrolase produces MSASPKTRRFALRSRRRLIAATVLLQGVVIGAGWLASLHATRAGLTSKVRERTIEDAGRRAAAFAAQLERGVDGPVRHGNEAWQRAQEMVRASQPPGGTLLVLDRYGSLLCHPALEANPGLRRVDYREQRVTLVPGGEQMELGQLRPHVPLSGEVEFLGGRALVGVVYTDAAQAKVVVLMPADAAGAAAASLSSEVLLWTAVAGAGALVLTVLGSALLVRRYDSILMRANRSLEEELERRVRRGLDIRNGLIFGLAKLADYRDTDTGSHLDRICRYSETLARALRDEFSEITRGWIDLLRLAASMHDIGKVGIADSILLKPGALTPEERRLMELHPLIGADTLVAIRKRVGQDDLLDMGIQITLSHHERWDGTGYPYRLEGEQIPLAARVVALADVYDALTSKRVYKPAMPHAKARDVIVASRGTHLDPRVVDAFDRIHAEFDRIRAEMAPRGGEAERPSLVTAVELAEAARGRLAA; encoded by the coding sequence GTGTCGGCTTCCCCCAAGACCAGGCGTTTCGCGCTTCGCAGCCGGCGGCGGCTCATCGCCGCGACGGTGCTGCTGCAGGGCGTGGTGATCGGCGCGGGCTGGCTGGCGTCGCTGCACGCGACGCGGGCGGGGCTCACGAGCAAGGTGCGCGAGCGGACGATCGAGGACGCGGGGCGTCGGGCGGCGGCATTCGCGGCGCAGCTCGAGCGGGGCGTGGACGGGCCGGTGCGTCACGGGAACGAGGCGTGGCAGCGCGCGCAGGAGATGGTGCGTGCGTCGCAACCACCCGGCGGGACGCTGCTGGTGCTGGACCGGTACGGGTCGCTGCTGTGCCACCCGGCGCTGGAGGCCAACCCGGGGCTGCGTCGGGTGGATTATCGGGAGCAGCGGGTGACGCTCGTGCCGGGGGGCGAGCAGATGGAACTGGGGCAGCTGCGCCCGCACGTGCCGCTGTCGGGCGAGGTGGAGTTCCTGGGCGGGCGCGCGCTGGTGGGCGTGGTGTACACCGACGCGGCGCAGGCGAAGGTCGTGGTGCTGATGCCCGCCGACGCGGCGGGGGCGGCGGCGGCGAGCCTCTCGAGCGAGGTGCTCTTGTGGACCGCCGTGGCGGGCGCGGGCGCGCTGGTGCTGACGGTGCTGGGGTCGGCGCTGCTGGTGCGCCGATACGACAGCATCCTGATGCGCGCGAACCGCAGCCTGGAAGAGGAACTCGAGCGGCGGGTGCGCCGGGGGCTGGACATCCGCAACGGGCTGATCTTCGGGCTGGCGAAGCTCGCGGACTATCGGGACACCGACACGGGCAGCCACCTCGACCGCATCTGCCGCTACAGCGAGACGCTGGCCCGCGCGTTGCGCGACGAGTTCTCGGAGATCACGCGCGGGTGGATCGATCTGCTGCGGCTGGCGGCGTCGATGCACGACATCGGCAAGGTCGGCATCGCCGATTCCATCCTGCTCAAGCCCGGCGCGCTCACGCCCGAGGAACGGCGCCTGATGGAGCTGCACCCGCTCATCGGCGCGGACACGCTGGTGGCGATCCGCAAGCGTGTCGGCCAGGACGACCTGCTCGACATGGGCATCCAGATCACCCTCTCGCACCACGAGCGCTGGGACGGCACGGGGTACCCGTACCGCCTGGAGGGCGAGCAGATCCCGCTGGCCGCCCGGGTGGTGGCGCTGGCGGACGTGTACGACGCGCTCACGAGCAAGCGGGTGTACAAGCCGGCGATGCCGCACGCCAAGGCGCGGGACGTCATCGTCGCGAGCCGCGGCACGCACCTGGACCCGCGCGTGGTGGACGCCTTCGACCGGATCCACGCCGAGTTCGACCGCATCCGGGCCGAGATGGCCCCGCGCGGGGGCGAAGCGGAGCGTCCGTCGCTGGTGACGGCGGTGGAACTGGCGGAAGCGGCGCGCGGGCGCCTGGCGGCGTAG
- the miaA gene encoding tRNA (adenosine(37)-N6)-dimethylallyltransferase MiaA has product MTPPTPPTPPTLVIAGPTAGGKSALSLDLAARVGAARVEIVAADAFQVYRGLDIGTAKPTPEERARVPHHLIDVAEPTERFTLHDWLTRAQQAITEIRGRGHWPLVVGGTHLYVKALLDGLFEGPGADEGLRAALYAMDAGARRAELERVDPAAAARIHPNDERRTVRALEVFRLTGRPISEHQTQWDGGPESRGEPGAPGMRLVVLDWPVDAINRRINARVRAMMEQGLAAEARGLWEAGRLGPQAREALGYKQLIPVFEGTRPLDEAVERIKIDTRRFAKSQRTWLRRLSVDARAIRIDAGTFVPQDWSDAVLSRIEGVG; this is encoded by the coding sequence GTGACGCCCCCCACGCCCCCCACGCCCCCCACCCTGGTCATCGCGGGACCGACGGCGGGCGGCAAGTCCGCGCTGTCGCTCGACCTCGCCGCGCGCGTCGGCGCGGCACGCGTGGAGATCGTGGCGGCGGACGCGTTCCAGGTGTACCGGGGCCTGGACATCGGCACGGCGAAGCCGACGCCCGAGGAGCGGGCGCGCGTGCCCCACCACCTGATCGACGTGGCGGAGCCGACCGAGCGGTTCACGCTGCACGACTGGCTGACGCGGGCGCAGCAGGCGATCACGGAGATCCGCGGGCGCGGACACTGGCCCCTGGTCGTCGGGGGGACGCACCTGTACGTGAAGGCGTTGCTGGACGGGCTGTTCGAAGGGCCGGGCGCGGACGAGGGCCTGCGTGCCGCGCTGTACGCGATGGACGCGGGGGCACGCCGGGCGGAGTTGGAGCGGGTTGATCCGGCGGCGGCGGCGCGGATTCATCCCAACGACGAACGCCGGACGGTGCGGGCGCTGGAGGTGTTCCGTCTGACGGGGCGGCCGATCAGCGAGCACCAGACGCAGTGGGACGGCGGGCCCGAATCGCGCGGTGAGCCCGGGGCGCCGGGGATGCGCCTGGTGGTGCTCGACTGGCCGGTGGACGCGATCAACCGGCGGATCAACGCGCGCGTGCGGGCGATGATGGAGCAGGGGCTGGCGGCGGAGGCCCGGGGGCTTTGGGAGGCGGGCCGCCTGGGCCCGCAAGCGCGCGAAGCGCTGGGGTACAAGCAGTTGATCCCGGTGTTCGAGGGGACGCGGCCGTTGGACGAGGCGGTGGAACGGATCAAGATCGACACGCGTCGGTTCGCGAAGAGCCAGCGGACGTGGCTGCGTCGGCTGAGCGTGGATGCGCGGGCGATTCGGATCGACGCGGGGACTTTTGTGCCGCAGGACTGGAGCGACGCGGTGCTGTCGCGCATCGAAGGCGTCGGATAG
- a CDS encoding excinuclease ABC subunit UvrC — translation MSAPDEFPDNAPPGEDADALDAEALDPDGPDDADLSDPAGEAPPLVAPAGPRDARLVRLLGVARALPREPGVYLMKDAAGTVVYVGKALVLAERVSSYFVPSADLGYQKNRLLDVVEAVDVIPCESEWEALLTENRLIKDLKPRFNVRLTDDKTFPYLAITMREDFPRVFVTRAPSSPDLKGARIFGPFTNAGALREAISILQKVFKFRTCHLDIDAGDPKNARFRPCLLYAINQCTAPCADKVTRDLYRADIDRFLRFLAGKRSVMLRELRAEMEQAAAVLRFEQAAAIRDQIRAIEKLDERATRGDQWQPEAEALVLEPGKALKSLQKTLELDEPIRCIEGIDIAHLKGGETVASKVSFIDGRPFKSEYRRYKIRTVEGGNDDYASIREAVSRRYRDAGEGQELFPDVIVIDGGLGQLHAALEVFDLLRAKPPMVISLAKKEELIFVQRRAAPIRLPRTNPGLRLVQAVRDEAHRFAQHYHHVLRRKKTLEED, via the coding sequence GTGAGCGCCCCCGACGAGTTCCCCGACAACGCCCCGCCCGGCGAGGACGCCGACGCGCTCGATGCCGAAGCGCTCGACCCCGACGGGCCGGACGACGCCGATCTGTCCGATCCCGCCGGCGAGGCGCCGCCTCTTGTCGCTCCCGCGGGCCCGCGCGACGCGCGCCTCGTCCGCCTGCTGGGCGTAGCGCGGGCGCTCCCGCGCGAGCCGGGCGTGTACCTGATGAAAGACGCCGCCGGCACGGTGGTGTACGTGGGCAAGGCGCTGGTGCTGGCCGAACGCGTGTCGTCGTACTTCGTGCCCAGCGCCGACCTGGGCTACCAGAAGAACCGCCTGCTGGACGTCGTCGAGGCCGTCGACGTCATCCCGTGCGAGAGCGAGTGGGAGGCCCTGCTCACCGAGAACCGGCTGATCAAGGACCTGAAGCCCCGGTTCAACGTGCGCCTGACCGACGACAAGACGTTCCCGTACCTCGCGATCACGATGCGCGAGGACTTCCCCCGCGTGTTCGTGACGCGCGCCCCGTCGAGCCCGGACCTCAAGGGCGCCCGCATCTTCGGGCCCTTCACGAACGCCGGCGCGCTGCGCGAGGCGATCTCGATCCTGCAGAAGGTCTTCAAGTTCCGCACGTGCCACCTCGACATCGACGCGGGCGACCCCAAGAACGCGCGCTTCCGCCCGTGCCTGCTCTACGCGATCAACCAGTGCACCGCGCCGTGCGCCGACAAAGTCACCCGCGACCTCTACCGCGCGGACATCGACCGGTTCCTGCGGTTCCTCGCGGGCAAGCGCAGCGTGATGCTGCGCGAGCTGCGGGCCGAGATGGAGCAGGCCGCCGCCGTCCTGCGCTTCGAGCAGGCCGCCGCCATCCGCGACCAGATCCGCGCCATCGAGAAGCTCGACGAGCGCGCCACCCGGGGCGATCAGTGGCAGCCCGAGGCCGAGGCGCTCGTGCTCGAGCCCGGCAAGGCGCTCAAGAGCCTCCAGAAGACGCTCGAGCTCGACGAGCCCATCCGCTGCATCGAGGGGATCGACATCGCGCACCTCAAGGGGGGCGAGACCGTCGCGAGCAAGGTCTCGTTCATCGACGGGCGTCCGTTCAAGAGCGAGTACCGGCGGTACAAGATCCGCACCGTCGAGGGCGGCAACGACGACTACGCGAGCATCCGCGAGGCCGTCTCGCGCCGCTACCGCGACGCGGGCGAGGGCCAGGAACTCTTCCCCGACGTCATCGTCATCGACGGCGGGCTCGGCCAGCTCCACGCCGCCCTCGAGGTCTTCGACCTCCTCCGCGCCAAGCCCCCCATGGTCATCAGCCTCGCGAAGAAGGAAGAACTCATCTTCGTCCAGCGCCGGGCGGCCCCCATCCGCCTCCCGCGCACCAACCCGGGCCTGCGCCTCGTCCAGGCCGTCCGCGACGAAGCCCACCGCTTCGCCCAGCACTACCACCACGTCCTCCGCCGCAAGAAGACGCTGGAAGAGGACTGA
- a CDS encoding GTPase codes for MPIPRIAIVGRPNVGKSSLMNMIAGAKVSIVDPTAGTTRDRVTAIVDMDPPVKGGESKVAEFVDTGGFGVYVADGARFDEVGNDLAMLTDDIESQIANAIENADLVLFCVDAQAGVTPADQEIARLLRERRLGSKPARGKARRATRRKDAAAEPADGAPPTDAKRAKGVKGIAGIKAAHTEAPGGSSRDGPPIRIVATKVDGPKWEAHAAEIAELGFGEPLIVSSKNNYFRREFMNEVWSLTPRATPEESRRSAADLLVAVIGKRNAGKSTLVNTLAGEPRMIASEIPGTTRDAVDVRLEYGDRVVVMIDTAGLRRKRSFQNQIEWYALDRLQRAVDRSDVVLLLVDATEKISQVDEHLAQMVQKAFKPCVLVVNKWDAVQGRVGAHGRVVTPAAYEKYLRRELNGLAHAPVSFMSGESGLNVRATLDLAFDLREQSRARVTTGKLNRLVRSILDTRGPSDVRGRFAKVYYVAQTGVEPPTITMVVNHPDLFRPGYLRFLMNRFREELPFGEVPVRIVVRKRRQREDDLVAADEGGDGATIRVSRGRKGVRQRVEGKRVGAVSKPGTPDELGEELLSDELSEVVDVDQFAEDPDEYFDDDDE; via the coding sequence ATGCCCATCCCGCGGATCGCTATCGTCGGACGACCGAACGTCGGCAAATCGTCGCTCATGAACATGATCGCGGGGGCCAAGGTCTCCATTGTCGACCCCACCGCCGGCACCACGCGCGACCGCGTGACGGCCATCGTCGACATGGACCCGCCCGTCAAGGGCGGGGAGTCCAAGGTCGCCGAGTTCGTCGATACCGGGGGCTTCGGCGTGTACGTCGCCGACGGTGCCCGCTTCGACGAGGTCGGCAACGACCTCGCCATGCTTACCGACGACATCGAGAGCCAGATCGCCAACGCGATCGAGAACGCCGACCTCGTGCTGTTCTGCGTCGACGCGCAGGCGGGTGTCACGCCCGCCGATCAGGAGATTGCCCGCCTGCTGCGCGAGCGGCGCCTGGGCTCCAAGCCCGCGCGGGGGAAGGCCCGCCGGGCGACGCGCCGCAAGGACGCCGCCGCCGAGCCCGCCGACGGCGCACCGCCCACGGACGCCAAGCGCGCCAAAGGCGTGAAGGGCATCGCGGGCATCAAGGCGGCGCACACCGAGGCGCCGGGCGGCTCATCGCGCGACGGCCCGCCGATCCGCATCGTCGCGACCAAGGTCGACGGGCCCAAGTGGGAGGCCCACGCCGCCGAGATCGCCGAGCTCGGCTTCGGCGAGCCGCTGATCGTGTCGTCGAAGAACAACTACTTCCGGCGCGAGTTCATGAACGAGGTGTGGTCGCTCACGCCGCGCGCCACGCCCGAGGAAAGCCGCCGGTCCGCCGCCGACCTGCTGGTCGCGGTCATCGGCAAGCGCAACGCCGGCAAGAGCACGCTGGTGAACACGCTCGCGGGCGAGCCCCGGATGATCGCCTCGGAGATCCCCGGCACGACCCGCGACGCGGTGGACGTGCGCCTGGAGTACGGCGATCGCGTCGTCGTGATGATCGACACCGCGGGCCTGCGCCGCAAGCGCAGCTTCCAGAACCAGATCGAGTGGTACGCGCTCGACCGCCTGCAGCGCGCGGTCGACCGCAGCGACGTCGTGCTGCTGCTCGTCGACGCCACCGAGAAGATCAGCCAGGTCGACGAGCACCTCGCCCAGATGGTGCAGAAGGCGTTCAAGCCCTGCGTGCTCGTGGTGAACAAGTGGGACGCCGTCCAGGGCCGCGTCGGGGCGCACGGGCGCGTCGTCACGCCCGCGGCCTACGAGAAGTACCTCCGGCGCGAGCTCAACGGCCTGGCGCACGCCCCGGTCTCGTTCATGTCGGGCGAGTCTGGGCTCAACGTCCGCGCGACGCTCGATCTCGCCTTCGACCTGCGCGAGCAGTCGCGGGCGCGCGTCACCACGGGCAAGCTCAACCGCCTCGTGCGCTCCATCCTCGACACGCGCGGGCCCAGCGACGTGCGCGGGCGCTTCGCCAAGGTCTACTACGTCGCCCAGACCGGCGTCGAGCCCCCGACCATCACCATGGTCGTCAACCACCCGGACCTCTTCCGCCCCGGCTACCTCCGGTTCCTCATGAACCGCTTCCGCGAGGAACTCCCCTTCGGCGAGGTCCCCGTCCGCATCGTCGTGCGCAAACGCCGCCAGCGCGAGGACGATCTCGTCGCGGCCGACGAGGGCGGCGACGGCGCCACCATCCGCGTCTCGCGCGGACGCAAGGGCGTCCGGCAGCGCGTCGAGGGCAAGCGCGTCGGCGCCGTCAGCAAGCCCGGCACGCCCGACGAGCTCGGCGAAGAACTGCTCTCCGACGAACTCAGCGAGGTCGTCGACGTCGACCAGTTCGCCGAAGACCCCGACGAGTACTTCGACGACGACGACGAATAG